The sequence GGTCGGCTCGAGAGAGACGCAACCGCCGAACGACGCCAAGCTGGGCGGCGACGACGGTGATCCCGCCGAGCGTCGCGGCGATGGGCTCTGCGCCGAGCCCCCAGCCGGTTATCGGGAGGACGAGCACGACTATCGGTACGACCGTGAGCGACAGTGCGAACGAGATGGCGAGCCGTTCGACGACGTCGATGCCACTCCACTGCACGGGTCGGGCCGCTCGAGTGGCGGCCCTCGTTTCCGTCCCCGGGAACAGCAACGCCGTCAGGGCATATCCCGGCAGGAATAGTGCGAGCGGCAGGGTGACTGCCAGTCGCAGGGCACTCCCGCTCGAGGCCGTTGCGACGATGGCGTAGGCGACAATCGCCGCGACGGAGACGACGGCGAGGTCGAACGGGTACTGCCTGAGCGCCACGAGCGGGCGCGTGGTGTACGTCCTGATGCTCATCGTCGTCGTTCTCTCCGTCGCTCTCGTCGCGCTCGCTGTCCGCTTCGTCCAGTGTGCGTCACGGCCGCGCGCACACGCTCGTTCCCTGCGACGGCAGATACAGCGTGGCTACCCATTGCTCCCCCGTTCCGAGTCCCGGCGTTTTGTTATGGGCGGGATATCCGTCCCCGAACCCCTGTGAGGTGGCTCGCGGAGGGGACGTCGGGTATCGCGATCGGGCCTGCCGAGGCCGTCGTCGGATTCTGGGCGGTTCGTCGTGGCCGTCGTCAGACTACCAGCACGGTTTGCAGGCTGCACTGGCTACACTGACTGGTTCGATCACTGCGGGGTCGATCGCCATCGACGAGGGCCGTCCCCGAACGCCGACGACTGCCACCGCTCACCGGGGACCTGAAACCGGCTCTCGAACGCCTGCGGTTAGAATTCGACGTATTGCTCTTCCCACTCTCGTCTCGCTTCGATCTCCTCGAGCCCGTCGTCGGTAATCGCGTAATAATTCGTCCGTCTGTCGAGTTGCCCCTTCTCGACGAGCTCCTTGTTGACCAGCGTGTCGAGATTCGGATACAGCCGTCCGTGATTGATCTCGGTGCTGTAGTAGGTCTCGACCTCCTCTTTGACGGACTGCCCCGAGGGTCGGTCTGCGCCTGCGATCACGTACAGCAAGTCGCGCTGAAAGCCGGTCAGGTCGTGCATTGCTCACTCACGCGAACGGTTCTACTGATTGGCTTTTTGTTATCCGTCTCGTACAGTCCAGTAGCCCCGTGTTCATCGGCGACGGAGACTGGCCGCTCGAGCGCTGGCTGGCGCGGAAACAGGGGTTTCGTCGTCCGGGGCGTGAACCTCAGCGCGGCCAGTTTCCACGCCGACCGACCGTCGACGAAACGGAACCCGCCGGAGCCGAATCGAACCCGTGGTAGACCCGGTGGCCGCGGGCTCGAGTCAGTCTCGAGTCATCGGCCGCGAGACGACGATCCCGTCGGCGTCGATCGTCACGCACAGCTGGTCGATCGTCGCCTCGTAGGCCGTCGTGTGCGACCCGTCTTCTTCGAACCTGACGCACTCGGCGAGCAGGTCCGTCTCGATCAGGTTGTTGATGCGTCGATAGACGGTCGCCGACGAACTGTCCGTCCGATCGGTCAACTCGCGAGCCGTCTTCGGCTCTTCGCTGGTGGCGACGAGGATCGTCCGGGCGCACTCGTCGCCGAGGACGTCGAGCTGGGCGGCCGGATCGCCGGTCGATTCTGTACCCGCGTTGGTTACTTCTGTCGACATTCGATCACCCCCTGAGCGGGCGTAGCCACACGACCGACTCGAGGCGAAGGCGTGTCAGCCGTCTGGATTGTTCGAACGGAACGAATCTGCTGGGGATCGTGGTTCCTGTGGACGGGATGGGACATTCCAGTACGACGACCGGTAAGCGATACCGGTATTTGATAACGAAGGTCCTTCGAAATCGAAACTCGCCGCTTCGACGACGAAATGCCATATTTCGGTTACGTAAGCTGCGATTTATCGACCGCTTCTGGCCGGTCCACCCGACTCCCGCGCGGCTGGAATCGACAGAATCTCGCCCAACCCGTCGAAAGTGGCCCAAAGAGTTCACTTCGCGTGACAGTCCCGACCCGTAGCGGCCCCCCGAGAATCGACGGTCGACGAAGACGGTCGCGTCCGCTGGTTACCCTTTCGACCACTACCCGGTGATGCGATCACGCCATCGACGATGACGGGGGCGGTCGCGACGTAAGGACGGCTTCCCGAATCCGGAAACGCGGTGTTTCCCGATCGCTCGTGACCGGCGTCGATGAACGGTCTCCGTCCTTTATTCGCGTCAATCCACCTCGGTTCTACTGATGCTCGGACGGACTCGCGGCGACCCACATCGGGGACCGATCACTCGACTCGGTGTGAATCCGGTTCGAACCCGTCCGTCTCATCCCCTATCATGAGATCACAACGCGAAGACTGGCGACCGATGGAATCGTCGACAGCGGGACCGCGCTGTCGAAACTGTGGAACGCACGTAACCCAGCAGTTCGCACGCGTCTTCGGCGACAACGGCGACGTCGTCCACGGTTGTCCCGCGTGTACGACCTATCGCGAAATGCAGTCGGGAGGTCACCTCCCGGGCAACCGCCGGCGGTAACCGTTCGGTGACACCCTGACGACGTCCTGCCGTTGGCTCCATCAGCCTGGACGGTACCGACGAGTCACCCTCGATCGCAACGGCTGTTTCTCCGACCGACTGGCGAAAATAAAACCAGAGGTTAAAGTCGGTGGTCGATGTACCGGTTTGGTATGATGACCGACGACGGACAGCACGCAGACTCCACAGCCGAGACGACCGCCTGATCGATGTCGTTGCAGACGAGTCGATCCGAGTCGCTCGCAGAGAGTGAAGTCTTCCACATCCTCGGAAACGACAGGCGGCGCGCGATCGTGCAACTGCTCGCCGAGACCGCCGGTCAGATCGACGTCTCCGACGTCGCAACCGAGATTGCGGCGACCGAGGCAGACGGCACGCCAGTGCCCAACAACCTCTACAAGAGCGTCTACGTCTCGCTCCAGCAGACTCATCTCCCCCAGCTCGAGGAAGACGCAGTCATCGAGTACGATTCGGAAGCGAAGACGATCTCTCCGGGGCCGAACTTCGACGACGTGCTGACGTACGTCGACGGTCAGCAGGACCGCCGTCCGCTCACACTCCAGTTCCACCTCGGCCTCTGCGTCCTCGGACTCGCGCTGATCGCCATCGCGGGCCTGAACCTGCCCGGCATCTCGAGCATCGATCCGGTGTTCTGGAGCGTGCTCGTCATGCTCGCCGTCGCGGCAAGCAGCCTCTACCAGTTGCTCTCCTGAGTTCACGGTCGTCGAGTCACTCGCCTGCATCACGTACATGTCAACGCACTCGAGTCACGGACCTCGGCAGACGACGCCGGCTCACGCCGTCTGAGCCGCCGTCGTTCGGCTGGATGCCGTCGTTCGGCTGGATGCCGTCGTTCGGCTGGATGCCGTCGTTCGGCTGGATGCCGTCGTTCGGCTGGATGCCGTCGTTCGTCCCCGAATACACGGCTCCGATGCCCGACCTGCGGCTGAGCGGCTCCACTCTCCATGCAAAAACCGAGACAGCCGGTCTAATCGTGGTTCGATTGTGATTGCGAGCGAGACCGGGCGCTCGTTCCAGCGCCGGACCCAGCCCCCGTCCCTGCCCTCGAACTGGACGAAGACTGGTCCGGCGACTGTGAGGCCGTCGGTTCGTGCCCCGGGAGGCAGACGAGATTCTCCCGTCCGAGCCTGAGTTTCGTCACCTGACCGTCTTCCTCGAGGTCGGCCAGTAGTCGGCTCACTTTCGCTTTCGACCAGTCGACCGAGTCGACGATCCGAGATTGCTTCATTCGGCCCCCGTTTTCCTTGATAAGTCGTCGGACTCGTTCCCGGTCGGTCACGAACTCGTCTGGCTGGCCCTCCCGGCTGGTTCCGATCGTCGACCGCCCGTCGAGGCGCTTTCGGACCAGAAGCACCCCGCCGAGGATGGCGAGGACGACGATACCGGCGAACGCGGCCAGGTGCGGACTCGCAATCTGACCGACAGGGACAGACTCGATCGAGTATGGAAAACTCTCTATTTCGATTATCTTTCCGACTTCCCATACTATATCTGAGGCGACTAGATCTGGGTCACGGTTCTCGGCGATCATGGCGTAGATATCGGGATTGATGGCTCACTCGTGGGTTACGATCGTTGTCTCCCCACAAAGCAATTGTTGTTGATCTGCATTCTTACTCGATCTCTATACTGTCTTTATTTCTTTTCTGTGGCCGCCCGGCGGCCCCGGGTGATGGCGAGATTCGTCACAGACTTCCCCGATGGTCCACATTCGCGTTGTCCCTGCAACTGCCTGCGACTGCACCGACGGCTGTCGAGTCCCGGTCCGTTCGACGGTTCGCCGGGTGCTCGTGAGTCGATCGGACCCGCTTCCGATCAGACTCCTGGCACACCGGCGGCCTCGAACCCCGTCACGCCGAGGAACGCGAGGACGTAGAGGACCACGAGCACGGAGAGCCAGGCGACGATCGTGATCGCCGCCGCGTCGATCCACCCACCGGGATACCGGGTGTTGATCACCGCCAGATAGGCGATGAACACGAGCACCGGCCCCAGCAGCGGAATCCACCCCAGGAAGAACCCGACGACGGCCCAGACGACTGCCCCGATCAGCGCCGTGATGATCGCGTAGGTGTAGTCTTCG is a genomic window of Natrarchaeobaculum aegyptiacum containing:
- a CDS encoding winged helix-turn-helix domain-containing protein yields the protein MSTEVTNAGTESTGDPAAQLDVLGDECARTILVATSEEPKTARELTDRTDSSSATVYRRINNLIETDLLAECVRFEEDGSHTTAYEATIDQLCVTIDADGIVVSRPMTRD
- a CDS encoding DUF7563 family protein; this encodes MRSQREDWRPMESSTAGPRCRNCGTHVTQQFARVFGDNGDVVHGCPACTTYREMQSGGHLPGNRRR
- a CDS encoding PadR family transcriptional regulator; this translates as MHDLTGFQRDLLYVIAGADRPSGQSVKEEVETYYSTEINHGRLYPNLDTLVNKELVEKGQLDRRTNYYAITDDGLEEIEARREWEEQYVEF
- a CDS encoding DUF7344 domain-containing protein, translated to MSLQTSRSESLAESEVFHILGNDRRRAIVQLLAETAGQIDVSDVATEIAATEADGTPVPNNLYKSVYVSLQQTHLPQLEEDAVIEYDSEAKTISPGPNFDDVLTYVDGQQDRRPLTLQFHLGLCVLGLALIAIAGLNLPGISSIDPVFWSVLVMLAVAASSLYQLLS